From the Deinococcus multiflagellatus genome, the window GTGGGTGATGTCCTGAAAGGTCAGCGCCAGCAGTTCGGCCTGGGCATAGCCCAGCATGCGGCACAGCGCCTCGTTGACCGTCATGAACCCGCCCTGCAGCGAGACCAGCGCCATGCCGATGGGCGAGCCCCGAAACATGGCCGCAAACAGCTGGGCCTCGCGCTCAGGCATGGGCCGGGTGCCCGGGAAGACGAAAAGAAGGGGACATCAGGGCAATTCTAAGCGGGCCGCCGCGTGCGTGGCATGCCCCGCCGGTGGGGGTTGGGTGACCAGCAGGGCGGTGAGCGCCAGCACGGCCAGCAGCCCCAGGGCTTCGCGGCGCAGGGGCGCGCGCAGGCCCTGCCCCCGTGCCAGGGCCCGGCGGACCCCCAGGGCCAGCCCCAGCGTCACGGCCACCGCGCCCAGCTTCAGCAGCAGGGTCTGGCCGTAGGGGGTGCCGGTCCAGGCCGAGGGCAGGCGCAGGTGCTGCCCCGCCATCGCCAGTCCGGTCAGCGCCAGGGTGAGTACGCAGGCCACCGCCACCGGGGAAAAGCGCCGGGCCAGTTCGGGGGAGCCCCGGCGCAGCAAGGTCAGCACGCCGCCCAGCCAGACGCACATGGCGGCGGCGTGGGCGGCGTGCAGGGCCCGCACCCCCACACCGTGCCCGGCGCCGTGGCCCACCCCCGCCGCGCCCCACACCACCACAGCCGCCGCCAGCGGCAAGGCCAGCCAGGGCCAGCGCCCGGTCTCGGCGGCCAGCAGCAGCGCGGCGCCCAGCAGGGCCAGCAGCATGCTCCGGCCAGGGCCAGTGCCCGTCAGGTAGACCAGCACGTCTGCCGGAGCGGTGAACCCCAGGGCCGACAGGGTCAGCGCCAGTTGCCCGCCCCAGCCCAGCAGCAGCAGCCCAGCGCCCAGCGCGGGCACCCACAGCCGGGGCCAGCCGGGGGTCCACAGGCGCCGGGCCAGCACGCCCCCCAGCAGCGCCACCAGCCCCAGGTGCGTGAGGCCGGTCAGCAGCGCCAGCACGGCCTAGCGCACCCGGAAGGTGCTCAGGCCGCTGACCGGGTGCCCGTCTTCCGACAGCAGCCGCCAGGCGACCACATACAGCCCGGGTTTCAGCCCCGCTTTCAGCGGCACGCTCAGCCGGGCGGCGAGGCCCGCCGTGGTCGGGGGCCGGCTGACCAGCGTGGGGGTCTCCGGACGCGCGGCCAGGGCCAGCTTGGCGGCGGCCTCGGGGGTCTGTCCGGCGGCCACCGCCATCACCCGCACGGTGCTGAAGCGCAGTTCCACCGGCTCGCTGAAGTTCAGCGTGACCGCAGTGGGCGCCTGGACCACCGCGCCCCGGGCAGGCACCACCGACGTGACGGCGGTGTGCGCCAGGGCCGCGCCCGGCAGGGCCAGCAGGGCCAGCAGCAACAGTCGTTTCATGGTTTCTCCTCTGGGGGGCACAGGGGGGCGCGCAGCGTGGCCCCGCCCCTGCCCCCGTGACACTCGAATGGCTTTATTTCACCGTGGTTTTGCTGGCCGGGCCCTGCGCGGGATCGGTGTCGTCCCAGGCCACCACCGAGCCGTCACTGTAGGTCTGGTACACCTTCCAGCTCAGCTCGGCGGGCGCGGCCGGATTGCGCGCCTGGAAGAAGAAGCGGACGTACTCCATGGGCGCCACGCGGCCTTTCCAGACCACTTCGGTGACCAGGCCGGCCTCGTTCTTCTTGACGGTGCGCAGGAAGCCAGGGGTGACCTGAAAGCGCGTGATGGTCACGCCCGCTGGCACCACGAGGCGAATTTCCGTGGTGCTGATGTCCTTTTCGGTGGGCACATTCAGGCGGTAGGTCTCGCTGGCACCCGCCTTGCTTTCGGTCAGGCCGCTTTCGGTGCGGACGGTGGCGTGGGCGGCGGCGACGGACAGCAGCAGGGCGCTGGCCAGGGCCAGCAGATGGGACTTGAACATAAAGCACCTCGGTTGATGACTGGGGCATCACAGAGCCCAGCGGGGAGAAGGGTGGACCGGGCCCGCCGCGCAGGGCTGGGCAGCGCGGGACTTCAGCTCAACCGGGGCTGGGGTGGGGCGCGCGCTTCGGCGTGGCGCACCGGGGCCAGCCAGGGCCCACGCGGGCCGAGCGCCTGCACGGGGGCCTGCGCCGCTGGCCGGGCCAACGACAACGCCCCTTCGGCTTCCAGGGCAAAGGCCGCCGTGAAGCAAAAGGGGCAGTGGGCACCGTGGTCCGCCGCGTGGGCTGGGCCGTGCGGGGGCGCGTTGGGCGCGGCCTGGGTCAGCGCGGGGCGGGCCGAGGGGGCAGACTCCATGTCCCGGTGGGCAGGGGGATGACCGGCGTGGGCCGGGGCAGACGCGGCCTGGGTCTGGGCCGGCTGTGGGGCCTGGCGCTCTGCCACCTGCATGGCCTGAAAGGGCGAGGGCAGCCCCAGGCCCGGCGAGGTCGTGCGGCCCAGAAAAGCGAACGAGGCCAGCAGGCACAGCGCGGCGAGCAGCCACCGCTGCTGCCGCGCCACCGCTGCTGGCCCGCCCACTGCCCTTTTCACAGAGGCAGGATAACGGCTGAGGCGTGGCAGGTGTCCCGCCACGCCCCTGGGTTGCTGTTCTGGTTCAGCCGAAGCGGCCCGTCACGTAGGCTTCGGTGCGCTCGTCGCGCGGGGCGGTGAAAATCTGGTCGGTCACGCCGTGCTCCACGAGGTCGCCGTTCAGGAAGAACGAGGTGGTGTCCGACACACGCGCGGCCTGGTGCATGTTGTGGGTCACGATGATGATGGTGGTGACCTGCTTCAGGCCGGTCATCAGTTCCTCAATCTTGGCGGTGCTGGCAGGGTCCAGGGCGCTGGTGGGCTCGTCCATCAGCAGGATTTCCGGCTCCACGGCCAGCGCGCGGGCAATGCACAGGCGCTGCTGCTGCCCGCCCGAGAGGCCCGTGGCGGGGGTCTTCAGGCGGTCCTTGACCTCTTCCCACAGCGCCGCGCCGCGCAGGGAGCGCTCGGCGATGTCCATCAGGCGCCGGCTGTCGCGGATACCGGCCAGCTTCAGGCCCGAAACCACGTTGTCAAAGACGCTCATGGTGGGAAAGGGATTGGGCTTCTGGAACACCATGCCCACGCGGCGGCGCATGACGACCGGGTCCACGCCCGCGCCGTACACGTTCTCGCCGTCCAGCAGAATGGTGCCTTCCACCCGCGCGCCGGGGGTCAGGT encodes:
- a CDS encoding CopD family protein, which gives rise to MLALLTGLTHLGLVALLGGVLARRLWTPGWPRLWVPALGAGLLLLGWGGQLALTLSALGFTAPADVLVYLTGTGPGRSMLLALLGAALLLAAETGRWPWLALPLAAAVVVWGAAGVGHGAGHGVGVRALHAAHAAAMCVWLGGVLTLLRRGSPELARRFSPVAVACVLTLALTGLAMAGQHLRLPSAWTGTPYGQTLLLKLGAVAVTLGLALGVRRALARGQGLRAPLRREALGLLAVLALTALLVTQPPPAGHATHAAARLELP
- a CDS encoding copper resistance CopC family protein, which codes for MKRLLLLALLALPGAALAHTAVTSVVPARGAVVQAPTAVTLNFSEPVELRFSTVRVMAVAAGQTPEAAAKLALAARPETPTLVSRPPTTAGLAARLSVPLKAGLKPGLYVVAWRLLSEDGHPVSGLSTFRVR
- a CDS encoding DUF1775 domain-containing protein; amino-acid sequence: MFKSHLLALASALLLSVAAAHATVRTESGLTESKAGASETYRLNVPTEKDISTTEIRLVVPAGVTITRFQVTPGFLRTVKKNEAGLVTEVVWKGRVAPMEYVRFFFQARNPAAPAELSWKVYQTYSDGSVVAWDDTDPAQGPASKTTVK
- the pstB gene encoding phosphate ABC transporter ATP-binding protein PstB produces the protein MSPILSAQNVNIYYGDKQAVRGVNLNVQRGTVNALIGPSGCGKTTFLRAINRMHDLTPGARVEGTILLDGENVYGAGVDPVVMRRRVGMVFQKPNPFPTMSVFDNVVSGLKLAGIRDSRRLMDIAERSLRGAALWEEVKDRLKTPATGLSGGQQQRLCIARALAVEPEILLMDEPTSALDPASTAKIEELMTGLKQVTTIIIVTHNMHQAARVSDTTSFFLNGDLVEHGVTDQIFTAPRDERTEAYVTGRFG